Proteins co-encoded in one Candidatus Ryanbacteria bacterium CG10_big_fil_rev_8_21_14_0_10_43_42 genomic window:
- a CDS encoding cell division protein FtsH, giving the protein MKNPVTLFGKNILYAVLIFFILTAVYASFVTNEEPEEITLSRLVTEIKAGDVERITVQQDKLEITLVNEVVQTTKKESDAALTETLVNYGVSPALLESITIEVKEPSGLAFWAATVLPFLLPILLIGLFIWLTMRQVQRSNGQAMMFGQSRARVINPQDKKGDRVTFKDVAGSAEAKEELEEIVDFLKNPKKFLDIGARIPRGVLLMGSPGTGKTLLAKAVAGEAGVPFFHMSASEFVEMFVGVGASRVRDLFRTAKKTAPSIIFVDEIDAVGRHRGAGLGGGHDEREQTLNQILTEMDGFETSDQVIVMAATNRPDVLDPALLRPGRFDRRVVLDLPDIKDREAILAVHVIKKHMAGDIDLRRIAERTPGFSGADLANLVNEAAIAAARENRKEVNQMDVLTSIEKVLLGPERKSKVFSDKEKKITAYHEAGHALVAASLPNTDPVHKISIISRGRAGGYTMKLPTEDKHYYSKDHFLDELAVSLGGYAAEEFIFGELTTGSSDDIRKATSIARSLVTRYGMSEKIGPVAWDDQSDMVFLGRDIGHEKKYSEEVASQVDTEVSRFMKEALVKAQTILKEKKGKLAEIAEYLLEHETIERDMFNKIMGISPAQAV; this is encoded by the coding sequence ATGAAAAATCCGGTTACGTTATTCGGAAAGAATATCCTTTACGCCGTTTTAATTTTTTTCATTCTAACGGCGGTCTATGCTTCATTTGTAACCAACGAGGAGCCGGAGGAAATTACGCTGTCCCGTCTGGTAACGGAAATCAAGGCTGGTGACGTGGAGCGTATAACCGTACAGCAAGATAAGCTTGAAATAACTCTTGTTAATGAGGTTGTGCAGACGACAAAGAAAGAATCAGACGCGGCTCTTACGGAAACGCTCGTAAATTATGGCGTCAGTCCGGCGCTTTTGGAAAGCATAACAATCGAAGTAAAGGAGCCGTCGGGACTTGCGTTTTGGGCGGCGACCGTTCTGCCGTTTCTCCTTCCTATTTTGCTTATCGGTTTATTTATCTGGCTTACCATGCGGCAGGTTCAGCGTTCGAATGGACAGGCTATGATGTTTGGCCAGTCGCGGGCACGCGTTATTAATCCGCAGGATAAAAAAGGAGATCGTGTTACATTCAAGGATGTTGCCGGATCCGCAGAAGCAAAGGAGGAACTTGAAGAAATTGTGGATTTTCTTAAAAATCCGAAGAAATTTTTGGATATCGGTGCTCGCATTCCGCGCGGAGTACTTCTTATGGGAAGTCCCGGTACGGGAAAAACACTGCTTGCAAAAGCGGTTGCGGGAGAGGCTGGCGTGCCGTTTTTTCATATGTCGGCTTCCGAATTTGTTGAAATGTTTGTGGGTGTGGGCGCAAGTCGTGTACGGGATTTGTTTCGTACCGCGAAGAAGACCGCTCCCTCTATTATATTCGTAGACGAAATTGATGCGGTGGGGCGTCATCGTGGTGCAGGTCTCGGTGGCGGACATGATGAGCGTGAACAAACGCTTAACCAGATCCTTACCGAAATGGATGGATTTGAAACATCAGACCAAGTAATTGTAATGGCGGCAACGAACCGTCCGGACGTGCTTGATCCGGCGCTTCTTCGCCCGGGACGGTTTGATAGAAGGGTTGTTCTTGATTTGCCCGATATTAAAGACAGAGAAGCTATTTTAGCGGTGCACGTGATAAAAAAGCATATGGCGGGCGATATTGATTTGCGTCGTATTGCGGAGCGTACGCCCGGATTTTCCGGAGCCGATTTGGCAAATCTTGTAAATGAAGCGGCTATAGCGGCGGCGCGTGAAAACAGAAAGGAGGTGAATCAAATGGACGTTCTTACATCTATAGAAAAAGTACTTCTCGGACCGGAGCGTAAAAGTAAGGTATTTTCAGACAAAGAGAAAAAAATTACGGCATATCACGAAGCGGGGCACGCGCTGGTGGCGGCGTCGCTTCCCAATACGGATCCCGTGCATAAAATTTCCATTATATCTCGTGGGCGTGCCGGCGGATATACTATGAAATTACCAACGGAAGACAAACATTACTACTCAAAAGATCACTTCTTGGACGAATTGGCGGTTTCTCTTGGAGGGTATGCGGCTGAAGAGTTTATATTTGGCGAGCTTACTACCGGATCATCCGACGATATCCGCAAGGCAACTTCTATAGCGCGCAGTTTGGTAACACGGTACGGTATGTCTGAAAAAATAGGTCCGGTTGCCTGGGATGATCAAAGCGACATGGTATTTCTCGGACGCGACATTGGGCATGAGAAAAAATATTCGGAGGAAGTTGCTTCACAGGTGGATACGGAAGTATCGCGTTTTATGAAAGAAGCTCTTGTAAAGGCGCAAACAATACTCAAAGAAAAGAAAGGAAAACTTGCCGAAATTGCTGAATATTTGCTGGAACACGAAACTATCGAACGCGATATGTTTAATAAAATTATGGGTATTTCGCCGGCGCAGGCGGTATAA
- a CDS encoding serine protein kinase: protein MAQQQASREQFETMITKDRASHQRVEWQGTLIDYLEEVRKNPGITRLAHSRLYNMMIAQGMSEITESDDPRVGRLYKDEPLKVYNFFKDEFFGIERTAARIVRYFHSASLKGEESRQVLYLMGPVGSGKSSLVEKLQRGLEEAESVYAIEGCPMFEEPLHLVPRHLRKEFEKMLDVHIEGDLCPICRHRLKDEFGARYEEFPIVQVEFSKRNRRGIGVVPPVDPNNQDTSVLIGSEDISKLDMYSEGDPRVLELNGAFNVGNRGMVEFIEVFKNETEYLHAMITATQEKFVPAPGRHGTVYIDSVIVAHSNEAEWQKFKADHTNEAILDRIVVVKVPYNLRMSEEVKIYQKILQKSSFDAHVAPHTLEMASMFAVLSRLEPTPKCDLMTKLALYNGEEVVEKGRTKKINIQELHDEAKREGLFGISTRFIMKALDNALAESGKCINPINVREAMISMVKDQDMADDIRKMYLEFLQDTLHKEYLELVEKEITKAFVYSYQEQAETLFQNYLDHAEAHVNKTKVRDANTREELQPDEAFLKSVEEQIAIIGSAADGFRQEVIAYLWACGRRGESISYQSYEPLKEAIEKKLMASVRDISRIITKARTRDEEQTDKYGTMVRSMLDGGYCEYCVDVVLKYAANNLWKD from the coding sequence ATGGCACAGCAACAGGCATCACGGGAACAGTTCGAGACTATGATTACCAAGGACAGGGCGAGTCATCAAAGGGTAGAATGGCAGGGAACGTTGATCGATTACCTTGAAGAAGTCCGAAAGAATCCGGGCATAACCCGACTTGCGCACAGTCGTCTGTACAATATGATGATTGCCCAGGGTATGTCGGAGATCACCGAATCCGATGATCCACGAGTGGGGCGCTTGTACAAAGATGAACCCCTCAAGGTTTACAACTTTTTCAAAGATGAATTTTTTGGTATTGAACGAACGGCGGCACGGATTGTTCGTTATTTTCATTCAGCTTCATTAAAGGGAGAGGAAAGTCGCCAGGTGTTGTACCTGATGGGACCGGTTGGATCGGGCAAAAGCTCGCTGGTTGAAAAATTGCAGAGGGGTCTGGAAGAAGCCGAGTCGGTCTATGCCATTGAAGGCTGTCCAATGTTCGAAGAGCCATTGCATCTTGTTCCGCGTCATCTGCGCAAGGAATTCGAGAAGATGCTTGATGTCCATATCGAAGGAGATTTGTGTCCCATTTGCCGGCATCGGCTTAAGGACGAATTTGGCGCACGCTATGAAGAGTTTCCCATCGTCCAGGTGGAATTTTCTAAACGTAACCGGCGTGGCATTGGTGTTGTTCCGCCGGTTGATCCGAACAACCAAGATACGTCCGTATTGATCGGATCAGAGGATATCTCTAAGCTCGATATGTACTCCGAAGGTGATCCTCGCGTGCTAGAACTGAACGGGGCGTTTAATGTGGGCAACCGTGGCATGGTTGAATTTATTGAGGTATTTAAGAATGAAACAGAATACCTGCATGCCATGATTACGGCAACTCAAGAGAAGTTCGTCCCTGCGCCCGGACGGCACGGCACGGTGTATATAGACTCGGTTATTGTTGCCCACTCAAACGAGGCCGAGTGGCAAAAGTTCAAAGCCGATCACACCAACGAAGCGATTCTTGACCGTATTGTGGTCGTCAAAGTTCCGTATAATCTGCGGATGTCTGAAGAGGTCAAGATTTATCAGAAGATCTTGCAGAAATCGTCTTTTGATGCTCACGTAGCGCCTCACACACTAGAGATGGCGTCGATGTTTGCCGTCTTATCCCGACTCGAACCGACTCCAAAGTGTGATCTAATGACAAAACTGGCGCTGTATAACGGCGAAGAAGTGGTCGAGAAAGGACGGACAAAGAAGATCAATATCCAAGAGTTGCACGATGAGGCCAAACGCGAGGGTCTTTTCGGTATCTCAACCCGCTTTATCATGAAAGCGCTTGATAATGCGCTTGCCGAATCCGGTAAATGCATTAACCCGATTAACGTGCGGGAAGCCATGATTAGTATGGTCAAGGATCAAGACATGGCTGACGACATACGTAAGATGTATCTCGAGTTTCTCCAGGATACCTTGCATAAGGAGTATCTGGAGCTCGTGGAGAAAGAGATTACCAAAGCGTTTGTTTATTCATATCAAGAACAGGCAGAGACGTTGTTTCAGAATTATCTGGACCACGCCGAGGCGCATGTGAATAAAACTAAAGTCAGAGATGCCAACACTCGTGAAGAGCTTCAGCCGGATGAGGCATTTCTTAAATCGGTGGAAGAACAGATTGCGATTATCGGATCCGCCGCCGACGGCTTCCGCCAAGAAGTGATTGCCTATTTGTGGGCGTGTGGCAGGCGGGGTGAGAGTATCTCATACCAGAGTTATGAGCCCCTCAAAGAAGCCATAGAAAAAAAGCTCATGGCTTCGGTGCGGGACATTAGCCGCATCATCACCAAAGCTCGCACCCGGGATGAAGAGCAAACAGATAAGTACGGGACCATGGTGCGTAGCATGCTTGACGGTGGTTACTGTGAGTATTGCGTGGATGTGGTGCTGAAGTATGCGGCAAATAATTTATGGAAAGATTAA